A single window of Watersipora subatra chromosome 9, tzWatSuba1.1, whole genome shotgun sequence DNA harbors:
- the LOC137405185 gene encoding piggyBac transposable element-derived protein 3-like, which translates to MVQYQGTTSLIRQYIKSKPHPWGFKVWGRAGTSEMLFVFDIYQGGDDTRSHLGQGGDVVMKLVSTLAKNSNYKIYADNLFTSVPLLDKLLGWGLQYTGTVRQNRLPNCNIKGEKELKKEGRGIFDFRVEDTHNILAVR; encoded by the coding sequence ATGGTACAGTATCAAGGAACAACCAGCCTAATCAGGCAGTATATAAAAAGCAAACCACATCCATGGGGATTCAAGGTATGGGGTAGAGCTGGTACCAGCGAAATGCTCTTTGTCTTTGACATTTATCAAGGTGGCGATGACACCCGAAGCCACCTTGGCCAAGGTGGAGATGTAGTGATGAAGCTTGTCTCTACACTAGCAAAGAATTCAAACTATAAGATCTATGCAGACAATTTATTTACCAGCGTTCCACTCCTGGATAAACTTTTAGGGTGGGGATTACAGTACACTGGCACTGTCAGACAGAATCGGCTTCCAAACTGTAACATCAAAGGTGAAAAAGAACTCAAGAAGGAAGGCAGAGGGATATTTGACTTTCGGGTCGAAGACACTCACAACATTTTGGCTGTTAGATAG